The Eriocheir sinensis breed Jianghai 21 chromosome 21, ASM2467909v1, whole genome shotgun sequence genome includes a region encoding these proteins:
- the LOC127001745 gene encoding uncharacterized protein LOC127001745, with amino-acid sequence MALLPSSIPVLLVVLVLHFTLPVSAFFQSGIKLGINLGANNQPPAKHPLHYCTAKQEQLLRNLYVDYFQSTGPCVTPDGTKLYPFKSSDGGGGLAGPSVCVKLPNLCQLLGKSRGRSILEVGKTMMANLQRNMRSLYQMLTGRPSPMTGDSTHSDSRVLQVSAHYDAPAPIVNHHVHCDYGGCEGGGGGGGVPVCETVEDLVFPMIGVSALTNATVTVIQAFPDLVQPVFFRRCRSRQAQVVYGECVQEYLPVSLLVAPPYPGAVLAHDFVLVESGCRVAAHVGHHYGETQPREAQQLQEGVGARESDRRLF; translated from the exons TCACCCTCCCCGTCAGCGCCTTCTTCCAGAGCGGCATCAAG CTGGGCATCAACCTAGGAGCGAACAACCAGCCGCCAGCCAAACACCCGCTACACTATTGCACTGCCAAGCAAGAGCAGCTACTGAGGAACCTGTACGTGGACTACTTCCAGTCTACGGGGCCCTGCGTCACCCCCGACGGGACCAAACTCTACCCCTTCAAGAGCTCGGACGGCGGGGGTGGCTTGGCAGGCCCCTCCGTCTGTGTCAAGCTGCCCAACCTTTGTCAGCTCCTGGGCAAGTcgag GGGCCGCAGCATCCTGGAGGTGGGCAAGACGATGATGGCGAACCTGCAGCGCAACATGAGGAGTCTCTACCAAATGTTGACTGGACGTCCCTCGCCCATGACAGGAGACTCCACGCACTCG GACTCTCGCGTGCTCCAGGTGTCAGCCCACTACGACGCTCCTGCGCCCATTGTCAACCACCACGTTCACTGCGACTACGGCgg GTGtgagggcggcggcggtggaggcggcgTGCCGGTGTGCGAGACCGTGGAGGACCTCGTGTTCCCGATGATTGGTGTCTCGGCCCTCACCAACGCCACCGTCACCGTGATCCAGGCTTTCCCCGACCTGGTGCAGCCCGTTTTCTTTAggaggtgcag GAGTCGGCAGGCGCAGGTGGTGTACGGGGAGTGTGTGCAGGAGTACCTTCCCGTGAGCCTGCTGGTGGCGCCGCCCTACCCCGGGGCTGTGCTGGCTCACGACTTCGTGCTGGTGGAGTCCGGGTGTCGCGTCGCGGCGCACGTCGGCCACCACTACGGCGAGACGCAGCCGCGGGAAGCACAGCAGCTGCAGGAGGGCGTGGGGGCCAGGGAGAGTGACCGGCGACTCTTCTGA